ATCAAGGCAACATTAGCCTGATGGAGCTTACAGTAGCTTAACAATGTAATTAATGATTTATTGATCACCTGGTTTCAGTGCGTCTTCTTCCACTTCCACgaaacacaacagcaggaaaATAATACTGGAAATTCATTACCAAGATTCACATGACTGTATTTTTTTGCAGGAAGTTGGAAGCATCATTGGAAAGGTATGTATTTATGTGATCCACATAGATTCAATCATGCCAAAGTTATTGTATCAGGCTGTTAACTGACCGGTCTGTTCCAGAAAGGAGAAACCGTCAAAAAGATGCGAGAAGAGGTGGGTTTTATATTAACAATAGTCAGAGATTCAAATATTGACTGTGTGACGATATCATTGGGCAGCGTTAGGTGTGTCATATCTGTCTGGGACTTGAGCTCTGCGTGTGATGCTTCCCAGAGCGGCGCACGGATCAATATTTCCGAGGGCAACTGTCCAGAGAGGATCGTCACCatcactggacccacagacacCATCTTCAAGGCGTTTGCAATGATTGCCTACAAGTTTGAGGAGGTGTGATGAAGTGGAGGCATTGTTGATGTGTTGGGACTGCGTCAGGCCCTGGaggccactgtcctgctggtttccccagcagctgctgctgctgatcaggtgtgttcagtcattcaGCGCACGATCAGCAGGTTGGGGAACCAGCAGGAGAGTGGACCAGCAGTGCACGAATGGCTCAAACACTTTTTGGCCACAGAATCACTTTCAATgaggacaaaataaaacacacgcgTGTACGTCTCGTTCCCTAGGACATAATCAATTCCATGAGCAACAGCCCAGCAACCAGCAAGCCCCCTGTCACCCTGAGGCTTGTGGTGCCAGCCAGCCAGTGTGGCTCCCTCATAGGAAAAGGAGGCTCCAAAATAAAGGAGATGAGAGAGGTGAGATGAGTGGAAAACAGCTAGACGTCTGCCACTGAGCCTGGACTCTTTATTGTCTTGTTAGAGAATCTGTTCTGGATGAATGGCTGAACTATCAGACCAGACACACAAATTAATTACACTGTTTAATGGCCACTCATCAGCCCATCTCACCACATCAGATATAAATGTGACCACTGACACAGACAgcattacacatacagtacagtacacactatCACTAGCATCACTAGCTACTGTACCAAGGATGTATTTGATACATTTTATTTCTCTAGAGGCAATTACACTGACATCCTCtgattttggtttgttttccatttgcatttatttccattttagcCAGCTGGACCCTGAACATGTGCTAAATCAGCTTtaggcagctgctgtttgacacaGTTATCAGACAGTTACTGTTGTACAAGAAGCATCTGTTGTTTTATGGACAGTGGAGATATATGTCTATTATTCCCTTGTTTAATACACATAATAATATGTGTCTATGTCAAATCGGAGGCCAAGCTTTGATAAAGTAAAGGATGTGGTCCCATAACTCCCCAGGAAGGACAGGTTGTCCAAGGCTGTCTCTCaaacaattttaattttatttactgAGTGACGATGAGAagctgacaggtcacacactgTTCTGCTCTAGTCCACAGGGGCCCAGGTCCAAGTGGCCGGGGACATGCTGCCCAACTCCACCGAACGCGCAGTGACAATCTCTGGGACCCCAGAAGCCATCATCCAGTGTGTCAAACAAATCTGTGTGGTGATGCTGGAGGTAGGATGAATTCACCGCTTTAAGACTGGAGAAGCAAAGTGCTTCCATAACAGAGAGCCCCAGGGGCCGATTCTGCAAATCTATGTCGTTGCACACTTGTGTTATTCCCCAGCAGCGCTGAGAGCGAAGGCAGTAATGACGGTCCCTCCGTTTAGACCACACCATCATGTGCAGCTCACATAATTCcttccactgcagctgcacataAATGTGATGAAGCAGCTTGTTCCTGCAGCGCAGCGTGAGCCAGTAACCGCCTATGTAGCATTTTAGCCTCTGACTCAACTCACAAACGATGCTCTGCACAGCCCTCTGCATGGACACAGAGCACTGCTGTGACCTCCGAGGCTCCTTGTGTTTCCAGGGTACAGGCCACACTGCCTGTGCTGCCACCAgctcaggcagctgctgcctgtaGCTGCGTTTGATGGGCAGGTATGAGAGGAGCAGCTCACGGCTCTACCTAAGGAAGTGATGACTGGAGCTTTAGACTCTCTGTGAAGTTTGGTGCCGTCCCCTGGGCCtcactgttttctctcctctctttcatcTAGTCCCCTCCAAAAGGTGCCACCATCCCCTACCGCCCTAAGCCCGCCTCCACCCCGGTGATTTTTTCTGGTGGCCAGGTAAGAGCTGACTGAGCTGTAGCTCATTAGTCTGAGTTTAGAGTCGACCTGATTTCCCCTAaacgcacagacacaggcacTACATGTATCTGACCACCAGACCGACCTACATGTCGGCCAGCGAGGACACACTGTATGTGACAGACATTTGTGATGTGCATCGGGCTGTGGGTCACGGTCTGAAGAAAGGCTGGAGGCAGACGAGCCCATTCCACATAACGCTGCTTAcgatgtggagcagcagccaaCATTTACCAAACAAGATGAGATAAACAGGTCTCAATCAGTTtggagctggagcctggagaCGAGGGCCTAAGGGGCCGTGAGACACATTATTCCCACTGAATAAAGTCAGACAGTGATGTCACGGTACCAGAGAGCTGGTGCTGAGCCCTTTGCTATCATCTGAATTTGAATGTAACATGTTTCCACGTGACTCAGATCTCATCTTGTAGCGTTTCCACACTGATTTATGCCACTTTATTACTTATTAAACTTCAAGTTGCAGGACTAGTGCAGTAATAGTACCACCATTAGCAGTCATGAACTTTACACTCCAGACAGTTTATGGTTCATACTGCTGATGTGTTTCTCATGTCTCATACTTTTATGCCTTTTTGTCTTTCCAGGCCTACACGATTCAGGGACAGTATGCCATCCCACACCCAGATGTGAGTTCTCGGTCTCTTCCTACTTGAATCATTACCTCTGTCATGACTGAAAGCCCATGAAGGTACTGGCTTCCTGCAGGTTGGGTCGTGAcgtgactccctgggtcactgTGCTGCCACGGGCTGCTCGTGCTGCTCATTAAGTCATAGACAGTGACGGCGGCGGTTCTAATGCAGACGCCGCCTCGCTCCAGTCGACCACATAGTCTCCATTAacacctccttcctctgtccTTGTGGTGAGAGCATCTGAAGCCTCCGTGTGTCAGAGACACAGCGTTGGGTGGTGATTGATGCCGGTGGAGGTAGCGGTTGACGGTGCAATCACTCAGGCTAAGGCTTGACACCCGGGCCCGCCCTCATTAAAAGTCCATGTCCCTTCCCCCCCGTTCCTAATGGAAGTGATAcgcagcaggaggtggaccTAATGGTTCTCAGATTCTCAGACACGTCACATCAGTGGACTCTTGGTAATTGAGGTTCCCCTTCAATTACCAAGTGAAAGTGACACGCTTTGGTTAAAGAGTGGAGTCCCGTCTCCCTGTATAATAAAAGTAGTCAGTCAAAGTCAGGGACAAAGGTTCAAACACTGACAGTTGCAGCCACCTGCTCTTTTTCTGTTCCGTTGTGTCCTTCACCCCCGTCATGACTCCTTCTCCTCACGTCTCTTCACTCTGGTTTTGGTCGTCTTCTTTTCTTGGTGTGACCTGTGTAACAGTAACCTCTTAGATCTACTTTCCCTCCTAACCCTTCAGCAGTTGACCAAGCTCCACCAGTTGGCTATGCAGCAAACCCCCTTTACCCCCCTTGGACAGACCACCCCTGCTTTCCCTGGTACGTACCCACAGGCCCTTTAGATTCTCTACTTCCTTCTCTTTGGATGCAGAGAAACTTTTTCTCTTTCCCTTCCTTGCACTTTATCTCTCTTCTGGCACAGCATGACTTGGCCCCATGgtgtctttcctttttttaatttctctccTTTTATATGTATTTTCTCCTACTGCTACTGTAACTGGGATTATTTAGGCTAAAAGTCACTTCATGTTGTTAGGCTGCTTTTTTCTATTGCCAGTGAAAGGCCCGGTAAACGAATGTGACCATGTACTGAATGATATGGGTCATGTTCATACAGTGTTGCTGTGTCTGGTGTAACCTCTTTTTCACCACATCAACCTTTAATGAAACATGGTGTCAGCCAAGCCAGACTCCACAGACATGAGCACACTGGGTAACACACAGCGGCGCTGACATCCCAGCCCACATCCAACCTGTGCCCCAGACCCACTGAGCGTCACTGCCAACGTCCAGAGGCTTCTGAGTGATGCTTGCTCCTCTAATTAATCAAGGAATTAGACTTTTCCTTACTCCATTAACTCCTTGTCCTGCGTAGCAGCAGAGCACAGCGATGCAGGAACGACTGATTTTCTGCTTCTCTAGCTTAAAGTGCAGCTTCTGTAAATTTCACTGTAGGCTCAGTGAGAAAATGACTCTGGTATGACATTACAGCACATTCTAAGTCAGACGGTAATGCCACGTTTGAAaccccctcctctgctctacTCAGGTCTGGATGCCAGTCCACCAGCCAGCACCCACGAACTCAGCATTCCTAATGATGTGAGTACAGAACAACTGGAAAGATGACTGGCACACAAATGAGACCTTCCCTCAAACCTTATGATCCTTTAGGGTTATTTAGAACATCATTAATCAAAGTTAATAGGATATAAATGAAACCTACAGCATTTTAGGTtccttttcatttcaaacaggCTTGAAGTTGTGCAAGACAAAGCAGAATGTTGGTGCTTCCTGTTCACAGACGTGCGTTTCCTTCCCCAGCTAATAGGCTGCATTATTGGACGCCAGGGAACCAAAATAAATGAGATTCGACAGATGTCTGGGGCACAGATCAAAATTGCGAACGCCATGGAGGGCTCATCAGAGCGCCAGATCACCATCACAGGGACGCCCGCTAACATCAGCCTGGCTCAGTATCTCATCAATGCCAGGTAACCTTTCCCCTCCACCTGCTGGGCTCCAGCTCATAAAGTCTGGACACCGTCATGCTTTGAATCAGTTCCCACATCAGCATGTGCTGAACTGCTCGTTCTAATTTAGTTGTACAGTAGATATATTTCATGTGACGTGTTTCTAGAGGTGACTGATCTTTGCCAACATTTAGCCCATTCTAAAGCTGAACTTCCAGTACTTTGCTTCCAACTAAAGTATTAGActgtttattatattacatCTAGTAGTGTCTTGGTATGATCCTATCAAATATTTCCTTCATTTGGACATCACTTCTGTCTAGTTCATCTTCATCTCCAGGAATCAATTATCCAAAGCTCAGGGAATCTAACGTCCAACGATAACAAACAGGACTTTGGGTCTGTGCAGAGGAAACACTAATGCCTTGCTGTCCCCGATGGCAGGTTCAGGGACGTGGCTG
This genomic interval from Betta splendens chromosome 21, fBetSpl5.4, whole genome shotgun sequence contains the following:
- the pcbp3 gene encoding poly(rC)-binding protein 3 isoform X3, whose translation is MEPTKLQSEGGLNVTLTIRLLMHGKEVGSIIGKKGETVKKMREESGARINISEGNCPERIVTITGPTDTIFKAFAMIAYKFEEDIINSMSNSPATSKPPVTLRLVVPASQCGSLIGKGGSKIKEMRESTGAQVQVAGDMLPNSTERAVTISGTPEAIIQCVKQICVVMLESPPKGATIPYRPKPASTPVIFSGGQAYTIQGQYAIPHPDQLTKLHQLAMQQTPFTPLGQTTPAFPGLDASPPASTHELSIPNDLIGCIIGRQGTKINEIRQMSGAQIKIANAMEGSSERQITITGTPANISLAQYLINARLTSEVTGMGSL
- the pcbp3 gene encoding poly(rC)-binding protein 3 isoform X1, with the protein product MEPTKLQSEGGLNVTLTIRLLMHGKEVGSIIGKKGETVKKMREESGARINISEGNCPERIVTITGPTDTIFKAFAMIAYKFEEDIINSMSNSPATSKPPVTLRLVVPASQCGSLIGKGGSKIKEMRESTGAQVQVAGDMLPNSTERAVTISGTPEAIIQCVKQICVVMLESPPKGATIPYRPKPASTPVIFSGGQAYTIQGQYAIPHPDQLTKLHQLAMQQTPFTPLGQTTPAFPGLDASPPASTHELSIPNDLIGCIIGRQGTKINEIRQMSGAQIKIANAMEGSSERQITITGTPANISLAQYLINARFRDVAAMWNDPASMTAS
- the pcbp3 gene encoding poly(rC)-binding protein 3 isoform X4; the encoded protein is MEPTKLQSEGGLNVTLTIRLLMHGKEVGSIIGKKGETVKKMREESGARINISEGNCPERIVTITGPTDTIFKAFAMIAYKFEEDIINSMSNSPATSKPPVTLRLVVPASQCGSLIGKGGSKIKEMRESTGAQVQVAGDMLPNSTERAVTISGTPEAIIQCVKQICVVMLESPPKGATIPYRPKPASTPVIFSGGQAYTIQGQYAIPHPDLTKLHQLAMQQTPFTPLGQTTPAFPGLDASPPASTHELSIPNDLIGCIIGRQGTKINEIRQMSGAQIKIANAMEGSSERQITITGTPANISLAQYLINARLTSEVTGMGSL
- the pcbp3 gene encoding poly(rC)-binding protein 3 isoform X2, which encodes MEPTKLQSEGGLNVTLTIRLLMHGKEVGSIIGKKGETVKKMREESGARINISEGNCPERIVTITGPTDTIFKAFAMIAYKFEEDIINSMSNSPATSKPPVTLRLVVPASQCGSLIGKGGSKIKEMRESTGAQVQVAGDMLPNSTERAVTISGTPEAIIQCVKQICVVMLESPPKGATIPYRPKPASTPVIFSGGQAYTIQGQYAIPHPDLTKLHQLAMQQTPFTPLGQTTPAFPGLDASPPASTHELSIPNDLIGCIIGRQGTKINEIRQMSGAQIKIANAMEGSSERQITITGTPANISLAQYLINARFRDVAAMWNDPASMTAS